In one Balaenoptera ricei isolate mBalRic1 chromosome 20, mBalRic1.hap2, whole genome shotgun sequence genomic region, the following are encoded:
- the P4HB gene encoding protein disulfide-isomerase isoform X1, producing MLRRALLCLALAALVRAGAGAPDEEDHVLVLHKGNFDEALAAHKYLLVEFYAPWCGHCKALAPEYAKAAGKLKAEGSEIRLAKVDATEESDLAQQYGVRGYPTIKFFKNGDTASPKEYTAGREADDIVNWLKKRTGPAASTLPDGAAAEALVESSEVAVIGFFKDVESDSAKQFLLAAEDTDDIPFGITSNSDMFSKYQLDKDGVVLFKKFDEGRNNFEGEVTKEKLLDFIKHNQLPLVIEFTEQTAPKIFGGEIKTHILLFLPKSVSDYEGKLSNFKKAAESFKGKILFIFIDSDHADNQRILEFFGLKKEECPAVRLITLEEEMTKYKPESDELTAEKITEFCHRFLEGKIKPHLMSQELPDDWDKQPVKVLVGKNFEEVAFDEKKNVFVEFYAPWCGHCKQLAPIWDKLGETYKDHENVVIAKMDSTANEVEAVKVHSFPTLKFFPASADRMVIDYNGERTLDGFKKFLESGGQDGAGDDDVSGHWTPRPMGHAFSVLPGSATRGSWKGF from the exons ATGCCCCATGGTGTGGCCACTGCAAGGCTCTGGCCCCAGAGTATGCCAAAGCAGCTGGGAAGCTGAAGGCAGAAGGTTCCGAGATAAGACTGGCCAAGGTGGATGCCACTGAAGAATCTGACTTGGCCCAGCAGTATGGCGTCCGTGGCTACCCTACCATCAAGTTCTTCAAGAACGGAGACACGGCGTCTCCCAAAGAGTACACAG CTGGCAGAGAAGCCGACGATATTGTGAACTGGCTGAAGAAGCGCACAGGTCCTGCCGCCAGCACGCTGCCTGACGGGGCTGCCGCGGAGGCCTTGGTGGAGTCCAGCGAGGTGGCAGTCATCGGCTTCTTCAAG GACGTGGAGTCGGACTCTGCCAAGCAGTTCTTGCTGGCGGCAGAGGACACTGATGACATCCCCTTCGGGATCACGTCCAACAGTGACATGTTCTCCAAATACCAGCTGGACAAGGACGGGGTTGTCCTCTTTAAGAAG TTTGATGAAGGCCGGAACAACTTTGAGGGGGAGGTCACCAAGGAGAAACTTCTGGACTTCATCAAGCACAACCAGTTACCCCTGGTCATCGAGTTTACTGAGCAG ACAGCCCCGAAGATCTTCGGAGGGGAAATCAAGACTCACATCCTGCTGTTCCTGCCGAAGAGCGTGTCTGACTACGAGGGCAAGCTGAGCAACTTCAAAAAAGCTGCCGAGAGCTTCAAGGGCAAG ATCCTGTTTATCTTCATCGACAGCGACCACGCCGACAACCAGCGCATCCTGGAGTTCTTCGGCCTGAAGAAGGAGGAGTGCCCGGCCGTGCGCCTCATCACGCTGGAGGAGGAGATGACCAAGTACAAGCCAGAGTCGGATGAGCTGACGGCAGAGAAGATCACCGAGTTCTGCCACCGCTTCTTGGAGGGCAAGATCAAG CCCCACCTGATGAGCCAGGAGCTGCCTGATGACTGGGACAAGCAGCCTGTCAAAGTGCTCGTCGGGAAGAACTTCGAAGAGGTCGCTTTTGATGAGAAAAAGAACGTCTTTGTGGAGTTCT ACGCCCCGTGGTGTGGTCACTGCAAGCAGCTGGCCCCCATCTGGGATAAGCTGGGAGAGACGTATAAGGACCACGAGAACGTCGTCATTGCCAAGATGGACTCCACAGCCAACGAGGTGGAGGCGGTGAAAGTGCACAGCTTCCCCACGCTCAAGTTCTTCCCCGCCAGCGCCGACAGGATG GTCATCGATTACAATGGGGAGCGGACACTGGACGGTTTTAAGAAGTTCCTGGAGAGCGGCGGCCAGGACGGAGCCGGGGATGACGATGTAAGTGGTCACTGGACCCCGCGGCCCATGGGACATGCTTTCTCAGTGCTGCCGGGCAGCGCTACACGGGGGAGTTGGAAGGGTTTTTAG
- the PPP1R27 gene encoding protein phosphatase 1 regulatory subunit 27: MILRARLERLSFSPSGVSMTAQLYIALRALYKQEVPWPAGARRALRWLRWRLSSARRACKPLWSGHLPPQSSRVPTGVAHTIAARMPSRTARYARYSPRQRRRRLLADRSVHFPNDVLFLDHIRQGDLEQVGRFIRARKVSLDTIHPSGLAALHEAVLSGNLECVKLLVKYGADIHQRDETGWTPLHIACSDGYPDIARYLISLGADREAANDDGDLPSDLIDPDFKDLVELFKGTKMD, encoded by the exons ATGATCCTGAGGGCACGGCTGGAGCGGCTCAGTTTCAGCCCCTCGGGTGTAAGCATGACTGCGCAGCTTTATATAGCTCTGCGGGCCCTATATAAGCAGGAGGTGCCCTGGCCAGCGGGAGCACGGAGAGCACTGAGGTGGCTGCGCTGGAGGTTATCATCAGCCAgaagagcctgcaagccactcTGGTCTGggcaccttcctccccaaagcaGTAGGGTCCCCACAGGGGTGGCCCACACCATAGCTGCCAGGATGCCCAGCAGAACAGCCCGCTATGCCCGCTACAGCCCGAGGCAGCGGCGCCGGAGGCTACTGGCTGATCGCAGCGTGCACTTCCCTAACGATGTCCTGTTCTTGGACCACATCCGCCAAGGCGACCTGGAGCAGGTGGGGCGCTTCATCCGGGCTCGGAAAGTCTCCCTGGACACCATCCACCCCTCAG GTCTGGCTGCCCTTCACGAAGCAGTGCTTTCTGGAAACCTGGAGTGCGTGAAGCTGCTAGTCAAATACGGCGCGGACATTCATCAGCGAGATGAGACAGGCTGGACACCCCTGCACATCGCTTGCAGCGATGGATACCCTGACATAGCCAG GTACCTCATTTCCCTGGGGGCAGACAGAGAAGCAGCCAACGACGATGGTGATCTGCCCTCGGACCTCATTGACCCTGACTTCAAGGACTTGGTGGAGTTATTCAAAGGGACTAAGATGGACTGA
- the GCGR gene encoding glucagon receptor has product MPPILPRCPHLLLLLLLACQPQAPSAQVMDFLFEKWKLYGDQCLHNLSLLPPPTELVCNRTFDKYSCWPDTPPNTTANISCPWYLPWHHKVQHRLVFKRCGPDGQWVRGPRGQPWRNASQCQMDDKELEVQKEVAKMYSSFQVMYTVGYSLSLGALLLALAILLGLSKLHCTRNYIHVNLFASFVLKASSVLVIDTLLKTRYSQRIGDDLSVSIWLSDGAVAGCRVAAVFMQYGVVANYCWLLVEGVYLHSLLGFATIPERSCFPLYLGIGWGAPMLFVTPWVVVKCLFENIQCWTSNDNMGFWWILRFPVFLAILINFFIFIRILHLLVAKLRAHQMRYTDYKFRLAKSTLTLIPLLGVHEVVFAFVTDEHAQGTLRSAKLFFDLFLSSFQGLLVAVLYCFLNKEVQSELLRRWHRWREGKALQEERHVGSHTARPTGGPPSEKLLLSRGGGSNRTSQDPSAETHLAGGLPGLAENPF; this is encoded by the exons ATGCCCCCCATCCTGCCACGCTGCCCGCACCTCCTCCTGCTTCTGCTGCTGGCCTGCCAG CCGCAGGCCCCCTCCGCTCAGGTGATGGACTTCCTGTTTGAGAAGTGGAAGCTCTATGGCGACCAGTGTCTCCACAACCTGAGCCTTCTGCCCCCCCCAACTG AGCTGGTCTGTAATAGAACCTTTGACAAATATTCCTGCTGGCCGGACACCCCTCCCAACACCACAGCCAACATCTCCTGCCCCTGGTACCTGCCCTGGCACCACAAAG TGCAGCACCGCCTCGTCTTCAAGAGATGTGGGCCTGATGGGCAGTGGGTACGTGGGCCGCGGGGGCAGCCATGGCGAAATGCCTCCCAGTGCCAGATGGACGACAAGGAGCTTGAGGTCCAG AAGGAGGTGGCCAAGATGTACAGCAGCTTCCAGGTGATGTACACCGTGGGCTACTCCCTGTCCCTGGGGGCCCTGCTCCTAGCCCTGGCCATCCTGCTAGGCCTCAG CAAGCTGCACTGCACCCGAAACTACATCCACGTGAACCTGTTCGCGTCCTTTGTGCTCAAGGCCAGCTCTGTGCTGGTCATCGACACGCTGCTCAAGACCCGCTACAGCCAGAGGATTGGGGACGACCTCAGCGTGAGCATCTGGCTGAGTGACGGG GCAGTGGCCGGCTGCCGGGTGGCCGCGGTGTTCATGCAGTACGGCGTCGTGGCCAACTACTGCTGGCTGCTGGTGGAGGGCGTGTACTTGCACAGCCTGCTGGGCTTCGCCACCATCCCTGAAAGGAGCTGCTTCCCCCTCTACCTGGGCATCGGCTGGG GTGCCCCCATGCTGTTCGTCACCCCCTGGGTGGTGGTCAAGTGTCTGTTTGAGAACATCCA GTGCTGGACCAGTAATGACAACATGGGCTTCTGGTGGATCCTGCGCTTCCCCGTCTTCCTGGCCATCCTG atcaacTTCTTCATCTTCATCCGCATCCTTCACCTCCTGGTGGCCAAGCTGCGAGCCCATCAGATGCGCTATACTGACTACAAATTCCG GCTGGCCAAATCCACGCTGACCCTCATCCCCCTGTTGGGGGTCCACGAGGTGGTGTTTGCCTTTGTGACCGACGAGCATGCCCAGGGCACCCTGCGCTCCGCCAAGCTCTTCTTCGACCTCTTCCTCAGCTCCTTCCAG GGCCTGCTGGTGGCTGTTCTCTACTGTTTCCTCAACAAGGAG GTGCAGTCGGAGTTGCTGCGGCGCTGGCACCGCTGGCGCGAGGGCAAAGCACTGCAGGAGGAGCGCCATGTCGGCAGCCACACGGCCAGGCCCACTGGTGGCCCCCCCAGTGAGAAGCTGCTGCTCTCGAGGGGCGGTGGCAGCAACAGGACTAGCCAGGACCCCTCTGCGGAGACCCACTTGGCTGGCGGCCTCCCTGGATTGGCTGAGAACCCCTTCTGA
- the MCRIP1 gene encoding mapk-regulated corepressor-interacting protein 1, which translates to LPAGPLAAVAAAERARSSPGCEKLQRPRGSGSGVRGPDAPAMTSSPVSRVVYNGKRNSSPRSPPNSSEIFTPAHEENVRFIYEAWQGVERDLRSQMSGSERGLVEEYVEKVPNPSLKTFKPIDLSDLKRRNTQDAKKS; encoded by the exons CTTCCGGCCGGGCCCCTGGCAGCTGTGGCGGCGGCCGAGAGGGCGAg AAGCAGCCCAGGTTGTGAGAAACTTCAG AGGCCGAGGGGATCCGGCAGCGGAGTGCGAGGACCAGACGCCCCAGCGATGACCAG TTCCCCTGTCTCCAGAGTCGTCTACAACGGCAAGaggaacagtagcccccgctctcccccCAACAGCAGCGAGATCTTCACCCCGGCCCACGAGGAGAATGTGCGCTTCATTTACGAAG CCTGGCAGGGCGTGGAGCGGGACCTGCGCAGCCAGATGTCGGGCAGCGAGCGGGGCCTGGTGGAGGAGTATGTGGAGAAGGTCCCTAACCCCAGCCTGAAGA CCTTCAAGCCCATCGACCTGAGCGACCTGAAACGCCGGAACACGCAGGACGCCAAGAAGTCCTAA
- the P4HB gene encoding protein disulfide-isomerase isoform X2 produces the protein MLRRALLCLALAALVRAGAGAPDEEDHVLVLHKGNFDEALAAHKYLLVEFYAPWCGHCKALAPEYAKAAGKLKAEGSEIRLAKVDATEESDLAQQYGVRGYPTIKFFKNGDTASPKEYTAGREADDIVNWLKKRTGPAASTLPDGAAAEALVESSEVAVIGFFKDVESDSAKQFLLAAEDTDDIPFGITSNSDMFSKYQLDKDGVVLFKKFDEGRNNFEGEVTKEKLLDFIKHNQLPLVIEFTEQTAPKIFGGEIKTHILLFLPKSVSDYEGKLSNFKKAAESFKGKILFIFIDSDHADNQRILEFFGLKKEECPAVRLITLEEEMTKYKPESDELTAEKITEFCHRFLEGKIKPHLMSQELPDDWDKQPVKVLVGKNFEEVAFDEKKNVFVEFYAPWCGHCKQLAPIWDKLGETYKDHENVVIAKMDSTANEVEAVKVHSFPTLKFFPASADRMVIDYNGERTLDGFKKFLESGGQDGAGDDDDLEDLEEAEEPDLEEDDDQKAVKDEL, from the exons ATGCCCCATGGTGTGGCCACTGCAAGGCTCTGGCCCCAGAGTATGCCAAAGCAGCTGGGAAGCTGAAGGCAGAAGGTTCCGAGATAAGACTGGCCAAGGTGGATGCCACTGAAGAATCTGACTTGGCCCAGCAGTATGGCGTCCGTGGCTACCCTACCATCAAGTTCTTCAAGAACGGAGACACGGCGTCTCCCAAAGAGTACACAG CTGGCAGAGAAGCCGACGATATTGTGAACTGGCTGAAGAAGCGCACAGGTCCTGCCGCCAGCACGCTGCCTGACGGGGCTGCCGCGGAGGCCTTGGTGGAGTCCAGCGAGGTGGCAGTCATCGGCTTCTTCAAG GACGTGGAGTCGGACTCTGCCAAGCAGTTCTTGCTGGCGGCAGAGGACACTGATGACATCCCCTTCGGGATCACGTCCAACAGTGACATGTTCTCCAAATACCAGCTGGACAAGGACGGGGTTGTCCTCTTTAAGAAG TTTGATGAAGGCCGGAACAACTTTGAGGGGGAGGTCACCAAGGAGAAACTTCTGGACTTCATCAAGCACAACCAGTTACCCCTGGTCATCGAGTTTACTGAGCAG ACAGCCCCGAAGATCTTCGGAGGGGAAATCAAGACTCACATCCTGCTGTTCCTGCCGAAGAGCGTGTCTGACTACGAGGGCAAGCTGAGCAACTTCAAAAAAGCTGCCGAGAGCTTCAAGGGCAAG ATCCTGTTTATCTTCATCGACAGCGACCACGCCGACAACCAGCGCATCCTGGAGTTCTTCGGCCTGAAGAAGGAGGAGTGCCCGGCCGTGCGCCTCATCACGCTGGAGGAGGAGATGACCAAGTACAAGCCAGAGTCGGATGAGCTGACGGCAGAGAAGATCACCGAGTTCTGCCACCGCTTCTTGGAGGGCAAGATCAAG CCCCACCTGATGAGCCAGGAGCTGCCTGATGACTGGGACAAGCAGCCTGTCAAAGTGCTCGTCGGGAAGAACTTCGAAGAGGTCGCTTTTGATGAGAAAAAGAACGTCTTTGTGGAGTTCT ACGCCCCGTGGTGTGGTCACTGCAAGCAGCTGGCCCCCATCTGGGATAAGCTGGGAGAGACGTATAAGGACCACGAGAACGTCGTCATTGCCAAGATGGACTCCACAGCCAACGAGGTGGAGGCGGTGAAAGTGCACAGCTTCCCCACGCTCAAGTTCTTCCCCGCCAGCGCCGACAGGATG GTCATCGATTACAATGGGGAGCGGACACTGGACGGTTTTAAGAAGTTCCTGGAGAGCGGCGGCCAGGACGGAGCCGGGGATGACGAT GATCTAGAAGATCTCGAAGAAGCAGAAGAGCCTGATCTGGAGGAAGACGATGATCAAAAAGCTGTGAAAGATGAACTGTAA